The Halichondria panicea chromosome 17, odHalPani1.1, whole genome shotgun sequence DNA segment GTAAAATGTCTTCACATTCTCAACTTCTTCAGCTTCGAAAATTCCATCAAACTCTTTTTTTGCCAGCTCAATTCGAGGTTGTCGTGGTTCACCATAACGAAATGTTCTCCTATGAATTGGAGCATGTCGCCTAACAGTTAGGCAGTACCAGCTTACGTTAGCAACAGATTTGATTGGACTATCACACCGAGAATTCTTGAAATACCAGCGATGTTTGACAATGTGAAAGAATAAACAGATGGTGATCAAACAAGATCCCAGCATAATTGGTAAGAGGCTTTTAAAATGAAGGTCGGCTTTTTTGACTGCATCTTCCACTTTTGTTCGATAAAAGGTAGATAGTGCAATAAAAAGACCAACCCCCAGGAGTGTTCCAGCATTTCGAACGAAATATAGCAAATGAAAGTACGAGCTGATGTGTTCTGAGGGGCAACCAGGTGACAGTTGATCCACACCAAATGAGATGATGTTTACTTCGACACTTCCAGAGCCAATTGCGATAAGGATAATACAGATAGTAGCTATAATGATGCTACATAGAGGTGAGTCAATTATGTCAGTTACCGATAATGAGAAGCTAACGAGTCCTATTCCAGCCCAAATTAGCCACAGTCCAATCTCAATCACTTTAAATCTTCCCAGGAATGAGTCGGCCAGAACGCCACCCACAAGGTAGAAGAGTCTGCCTAAAGAATGGAGCATAAGAGTGTAAAGAAAATTACCAAATGTTGGATCTTTGTTGTCTGTGAAGAGCAGTTCTTGGACACCTTTGACGGAAGTATAAAAAGCAAACGCCTCAATGAAGTAAATGAAGAATACAAGCAACAACCCTTTATTAATAGGTGGAGCACGCCTAGCACAAGATGGCTGACAGTGGCTTAATAAAGTCCTTGCACTAATTGCGTTGCTGTCAACACTTGGATTGTCCTCTTCTTGTATAAGAGGGGAGTTCTCGGTCACGTCTTCAGCTGTACTAGATCTTAT contains these protein-coding regions:
- the LOC135351610 gene encoding uncharacterized protein LOC135351610; the protein is MSYTMAESRERDSQSVTSLNRIRSSTAEDVTENSPLIQEEDNPSVDSNAISARTLLSHCQPSCARRAPPINKGLLLVFFIYFIEAFAFYTSVKGVQELLFTDNKDPTFGNFLYTLMLHSLGRLFYLVGGVLADSFLGRFKVIEIGLWLIWAGIGLVSFSLSVTDIIDSPLCSIIIATICIILIAIGSGSVEVNIISFGVDQLSPGCPSEHISSYFHLLYFVRNAGTLLGVGLFIALSTFYRTKVEDAVKKADLHFKSLLPIMLGSCLITICLFFHIVKHRWYFKNSRCDSPIKSVANVSWYCLTVRRHAPIHRRTFRYGEPRQPRIELAKKEFDGIFEAEEVENVKTFYQVSFLILSLGGYFISYGAGSKLYIYVITHAKGLELY